One part of the Astatotilapia calliptera chromosome 9, fAstCal1.2, whole genome shotgun sequence genome encodes these proteins:
- the hccsb gene encoding holocytochrome c-type synthase, with the protein MGSSWSTAEPSVVKAEAMKTVSAQRCPVQEEAQPVRASPPSQCPMHQAQAEKGPAHQDQAYNFVECPMRAAAVTKGDIDPANMMPPPNQTPAPDQPFELSIRREESTIPRHDTEKNWVYPSEQMFWNAMLRKGWRWRDDDLSKGDMTNIIKIHNQNNEQAWQEILKWEALHARECPCGPTLRRFGGKAKEYSPRARLRHWMGYELPFDRHDWIVDRCGKEVRYIIDYYDGEINKDTYQFSTLDVRPAFDSLEAVWDRMKVAWWRWTS; encoded by the exons ATGGGATCCTCCTGGTCCACAGCAGAGCCCTCTGTAGTCAAAGCTGAGGCTATGAAGACCGTCTCTGCTCAGCGCTGCCCAgtgcaggaggaagctcagcCTGTCAGAG cATCTCCGCCTTCACAATGTCCCATGCATCAAGCTCAGGCTGAAAAAG GTCCGGCCCACCAGGATCAGGCGTACAACTTTGTGGAGTGTCCCATGAGAGCTGCAGCAGTCACGAAGGGCGACATCGATCCAGCAAATATG ATGCCTCCTCCCAACCAAACGCCAGCTCCAGACCAGCCCTTTGAACTCTCTATCAGAAGAGAGGAGTCCACTATCCCACGTCACGACACAGAGAAGAACTGGGTGTACCCGTCGGAGCAGATGTTCTGGAACGCCATGCTGAGGAAGGG GTGGCGCTGGCGAGATGATGACCTCAGCAAAGGTGACATGACCAACATCATTAAAATCCACAATCAGAACAATGAGCAGGCCTGGCAAGAGATCCTGAAGTGGGAGGCTCTGCATGCTCG TGAATGTCCATGTGGACCAACTCTGAGGAGATTCGGTGGGAAGGCTAAAGAGTACTCCCCCAGGGCCCGCCTCCGACACTGGATGGG CTACGAGCTGCCATTTGACCGTCACGACTGGATCGTTGACCGCTGTGGGAAGGAGGTGCGCTACATCATTGACTATTATGATGGAGAAATCAACAAGGACACCTACCAGTTCTCCACCCTGGACGTGCGACCTGCTTTTGAC